A window of Streptomyces sp. NBC_01241 genomic DNA:
TATAAGAGAAATGTGGCTCAGGCGATAACGGGAATTCCGAGAGGCCGCCACGGAGGTTTCCCATGTTTCTGACTCCGTCCGACACGGAGAAATTGTTGCTGAGTGTTGCCGGAATGGTTGCCCGCGACCGGCGGGAGCGGGGCGTGCGCCTCAACTATCCGGAGGCCGTCGCCCTGCTGTCCTGCTGGGTCATGGAGCGAGCCCGCGAGGGAGCCGTGGTCAGCGCCCTCATGACCGAGGGGAGGAGCGTTCTGACCCGCGCTGACGTGCTCGAAGGCATCCCCGAGATGCTCCATGACGTCCAGGTCGAGGCGACCTTCCCGGACGGGCGCAAGCTCGTCACGATCACCTCACCGATCCCGTGATCCCGGGCGAGGTCCGGACCGGGTCCGGCGTGGTGAAAATCAACGAAAATCTCGCCACATTGCGAATCACCGTGGTGAATGACGGAGATCGGCCCATTCAGATCGGATCTCATCTGCACTTCCCGGACGCTAATCCGGCGCTTTCCTTCGATCGGGCCGCAGCCCAGGGATTCCGGCTTGATATTCCGTCAGGTACGTCGCTGCGCTTCGAGCCCGGAGTCGGCGCCGACGTCACCCTCGTCGCGCTCGGTGGCCGTCGACTGGTGCCCGGGCTCGTGCTGCCGGGTGTCCGCGCGTCGACCGGCGCACCCCTCGGCGGCCCCGAGGGCACGTGCGCTCCGGTATCCGCCCCCACGTCACACATGGAGGGCATGTGACATGGCACAAATGACCCGCGCCGCCTACGCGTCGCTCTACGGCCCCACCACCGGCGACCGCGTCCGCCTCGCCGACACCGACCTCTGGATCGAGGTCGAGGAGGACCGCTGCTTCGGCGGCGACGAGGCCGTGTTCGGCGGCGGCAAGTCCATCCGCGAGTCCATGGGACAGGCCACCACTTCGCGCGCCGACGGCG
This region includes:
- a CDS encoding urease subunit gamma, coding for MFLTPSDTEKLLLSVAGMVARDRRERGVRLNYPEAVALLSCWVMERAREGAVVSALMTEGRSVLTRADVLEGIPEMLHDVQVEATFPDGRKLVTITSPIP
- the ureB gene encoding urease subunit beta, whose translation is MIPGEVRTGSGVVKINENLATLRITVVNDGDRPIQIGSHLHFPDANPALSFDRAAAQGFRLDIPSGTSLRFEPGVGADVTLVALGGRRLVPGLVLPGVRASTGAPLGGPEGTCAPVSAPTSHMEGM